GCCAGGATCGAGATGAAAATGATGTTGTCGATGCCGAGCACCAGCTCCAGTGCGGTCAGCGTCGCGAGGGCGATCCAGATTTCGGGATTGGCCAGTGATTCCATGGGGATCTCTTTGAGGTGGGTGGCTGCAGGACAGGGTGGTCGCGCGGTGGAGCCACGGCGTCAAAGGCGTTCGTGATGGACGCAGCTTCGCCGTGGGACGGCGAAGGTCTTGCTCGCAAACCTGGCGGTTTGCCGCTGCACCGGGGTCAAGCCCGTATTGACGGTGACAGCGAGTGGGAGCTACTCCCCTTCACGGCTGATGCTAGCACGCGTTCGTGCGCGTCACGCCGACATGCCTTCCCGCAGCGCCGCGATGCGTTGCGCCCGCGGCAGGCGTTTCCAGGCCATCTCCAGCCGCAGCGCGTCGCCGTGGCTGGCGACCCACACCCAGCCCAGCAACTGCCGCGGCGGATTGGAGCGGGTGAAGCGGGCGCCCTTGCCGGCGAGGTGCTTCGCGTAGCGCTGTGCGGGATCGCGGGCGATGCCGGTGTAGACGCGGCCATCGGCGCATTTGAGCAGGTAGACCGCCCAGGCGTCGGTGCCGGGGGCGTCGCTCATCCGCTCAGGCCCACTCGACCAGGCCTTCGACCGCACAGACCTGCTTCCACGACGGACGGGCCTTCAGTCGCGTGGCCAGTGCGGCCAGATGCGGCCAGCTCGTCGCGGGCCTTGGCATGTTGCGCGACCAGCGCATCAGCATCAGGACGTAGAGGTCGACGATGCCAAAGCGCTCGCCCAGCATGTACGGGCCTTGCGTGGCGAGGTGGGCATCGAGCTGCGACCAGCACTTCTCGATGCCGATGCGCGCGGCTTCCTTCACGGCATCGCTGGCGTCGGGCAGGTGGTCGCCGGGGTAGAACCACTGGCGGAACAGCGGCTGCAGCGCGTTGGCCAGGTGGAACATCCGCTGCAGGCAATCGGCACGTTGCGCGCTGGCCAGCGCAGGCGCCAGCGCGGCCTCGGGATGCCGTTCGGCCAGCAGCATCGCCAGTGCCGCCGCTTCGCCATGCGGCACGCCGTCGATGACCAGGGTCGGCACCACGCCGTTCGGGTTCAGTGCGAGATAGGCCGCGCTGCGTTGCTGGCCGGCGTCCAGGTCCACGCGCTCCAGCACGTGCGGCGCGCCGATTTCGAGCAGTACCAGATGCACCAGCATGCTGGCCGAACCGGGGGAGTAGTAGAGCGTGTACATGGCGAGGTCCGCGAATGAGTCAGCGGATGATACGACGGGGAAGCGGCGGCCCCCATCCGCCCTTCGGGCACCTTCCCCCGTTGCACGGGGGAAGGAAGCGGTGGGGCCTCGACGCATGCTTCCTTCCCCCGCCTGCGGGGGAAGGTGCCCGAAGGGCGGATGGGGGGAAAGCTCTTCCCCCGACCCCAATCAGTCGTCCAGCTCCGACCAGCGCGCGTAAGCCGCGTCGAGTTCCGCCTGCACCGCCACCAGGGCCTCGTTGGCCTTGACGATGACGGCGCTGTCCTGCTGGAAGAATGCGGGCTCGTTCATCGCGGCGGTGCGCGTGGCGATGTCGGTTTCCAGTTGCTCGATGCGCTTGGGCAACTGTTCCAGCTCGTGCTGTTCCTTGAAGCTGCGCTTGCGCTTCGCTGCCGGCGGTGCGACCGGGGCGGGGGCAGGGGACTTGCCGGTCGCGGTGGTGCCGCGCGGAGCCGGCCGCTGGCGCAGCCAGTCGCTGTAGCCGCCCACGTATTCGCCGATCCGGCCCTCGCCCTCCAGCACCAGGGTGCTGGACACCACGTTGTCGAGGAAGGCGCGGTCATGCGAGACCAGCAGCAGGGTGCCCTGGTAGTCGGTCAGCAACTCTTCCAGCAGTTCGAGCGTTTCCACGTCGAGGTCGTTGGTCGGTTCGTCCATCACCAGCAGGTTGGACGGCTGGGCGAACAGCTTGGCCAGCAGCAGGCGGTTGCGTTCGCCGCCGGACAGGCGGGTGATCGGCGCGCGGGCGCGTTCGGGCGAGAACAGGAAATCCTGCAGGTAGCCGATGATGTGCTTGCGCTGGCCATTGAGTTCGATGAACTCGCGGCCCTCGGCCACGTTGTCCAGCGCGTTGAGCGAGTCGTTGAGCTGCAGCCGGTGCTGGTCGAAGTAGGCGATCTGGATCGACGTGCCCAGCTCGGCCGTGCCGCGCAGCGGCGTCAGTTCCCCCAGCATGATCTTCAGCAGGGTGCTCTTGCCGGCGCCGTTGGGGCCGATGATGCCGATGCGGTCGCCGCGCAGGATGGTGGTCGAGAGGTCGTCGATCAGCACACGGCCGTCGTAGGCCTGGTGCACATGCTTGAGGTCGATCACCTTCTTGCCGGAAGACTGCGCGTTGGCGGCGGTCATCTTCACGTTGCCGCCCAGGTTGCGCCGCTCGGCGCGCTCGTTGCGCAGCGCCTTCAGCGCGCGCACGCGGCCCTCGTTGCGGGTGCGCCGGGCCTTGATGCCCTGGCGAATCCACACTTCCTCCTGCGCCAGCTTCTTGTCGAACAGCGCGTTGGCCTGCGCTTCGGCGTGCAGGCGTTCCTCGCGGCGACGCAGGTAGTTGTCGTAGTCGCCCGGCCAGTCGGTGAGCTGGCCGCGATCGATCTCGACGATGCGGGTGGCCAGCGCGCGCAGGAAGCTGCGGTCATGGGTGACGAAGATGATGCTGCCGGCGAACTGCTTGAGGAAGCTCTCCAGCCAGCCGATCGCCTCGATGTCCAGGTGGTTGGTCGGCTCGTCCAGCAGCAGCACGTCGGGCTTGCGCACCAGCGCCTGGGCCAGCAGCACGCGGCGCTTCATGCCGCCGGAAAGGGCGGCGAAGTCGGTCTCGCCGGGCAGTTCCAGCTGGGTGATCACGTCGCTGACGCGGCGGTCCAGGTCCCAGCCGTGCTGCGCCTCGATCTCGTGCTGCACGTCGCCCAGCGCGTCGAAGTCGCCGGTGTCGAGCAGGTGGTGATAACGCGCCAGCAAGCGGCCCAGGTCACCCAGGCCCTCGGCGACCACGTCGAACACGCTGCCTTCGGTGCCGTGCGGCACCTCCTGCGCCATCCGCGCGACCACGATGCCGTTCTGCACGCGCACCTCGCCGTCGTCGGCATGCAGCTCGCCGGCGATCAGCTTCATCAGGGTGGATTTGCCTTCGCCGTTGCGACCGACGATGCAGACCCGCTCGTTCGCCTCGATCGACAGAT
This is a stretch of genomic DNA from Rhodanobacter sp. FDAARGOS 1247. It encodes these proteins:
- a CDS encoding glutathione S-transferase family protein → MYTLYYSPGSASMLVHLVLLEIGAPHVLERVDLDAGQQRSAAYLALNPNGVVPTLVIDGVPHGEAAALAMLLAERHPEAALAPALASAQRADCLQRMFHLANALQPLFRQWFYPGDHLPDASDAVKEAARIGIEKCWSQLDAHLATQGPYMLGERFGIVDLYVLMLMRWSRNMPRPATSWPHLAALATRLKARPSWKQVCAVEGLVEWA
- a CDS encoding GIY-YIG nuclease family protein, which codes for MSDAPGTDAWAVYLLKCADGRVYTGIARDPAQRYAKHLAGKGARFTRSNPPRQLLGWVWVASHGDALRLEMAWKRLPRAQRIAALREGMSA
- a CDS encoding ATP-binding cassette domain-containing protein translates to MSLIQLQRVDFSIGGPLLLEHVDLSIEANERVCIVGRNGEGKSTLMKLIAGELHADDGEVRVQNGIVVARMAQEVPHGTEGSVFDVVAEGLGDLGRLLARYHHLLDTGDFDALGDVQHEIEAQHGWDLDRRVSDVITQLELPGETDFAALSGGMKRRVLLAQALVRKPDVLLLDEPTNHLDIEAIGWLESFLKQFAGSIIFVTHDRSFLRALATRIVEIDRGQLTDWPGDYDNYLRRREERLHAEAQANALFDKKLAQEEVWIRQGIKARRTRNEGRVRALKALRNERAERRNLGGNVKMTAANAQSSGKKVIDLKHVHQAYDGRVLIDDLSTTILRGDRIGIIGPNGAGKSTLLKIMLGELTPLRGTAELGTSIQIAYFDQHRLQLNDSLNALDNVAEGREFIELNGQRKHIIGYLQDFLFSPERARAPITRLSGGERNRLLLAKLFAQPSNLLVMDEPTNDLDVETLELLEELLTDYQGTLLLVSHDRAFLDNVVSSTLVLEGEGRIGEYVGGYSDWLRQRPAPRGTTATGKSPAPAPVAPPAAKRKRSFKEQHELEQLPKRIEQLETDIATRTAAMNEPAFFQQDSAVIVKANEALVAVQAELDAAYARWSELDD